A segment of the Desulfuromonadaceae bacterium genome:
TTTCCTGCAACGTTTCAATATGGTCGGAAACAAATGAAATCGGCACGATGAGCAGCGCTTTATGCCCCTCGGCGGCGAGTCGGTCGATCACGTCGAGGGTTCCCGGTTCCATCCATTTGACCGGGCCGCTGCGGCTTTGAAAACCGATCTGCCAGGGGTGCCCGCCGACCCGGTCCATGGTGCCGCGCGCGGTCGCCAGGACGTGTTCCAGATAGGGGTCGCCACGATCGATGAATTTCTGCGGCAGGGCGTGGGCGGAAAAGAGGATCGGCACCTCATCGCGACGCAGCTCATGAAACTGCTCCAGCCCGAGGCGAATCTGTTCCGCCAGCGCATCGAGATAAGCGGGCCAGTCGTGCCATTCTTCAATCACGCTGAAGCTTAGTTGCGGATGAATCCGCCGTGCCGCCGCCCGAAAATCGTTCACACTGCTGCCGGTGGTTGCCCCGGTGTAATGCGGATACATCGACACCACCACCGCCTCTTCCACGCCGTCCGCCGCCATCTGGCGCAACACCTCTGCGGCCCGCGGCTGCCAGTAGCGCATCACGACATACGGTTTCCAGTCTTCGCCCAGCAACTCGGCAGTGCCGACCGCCTGCCTGGTCGTCCATTCCAGCAACGGTGATTTGCCGCCGATCGCCTGATAGTTCCAGCGGACTTTTTTAGCGCGAAAATGAGAGATGAGTTTCGCAAACGGCTTCTGCAACAGCGCCCCGGCGGGCAGCTGAATCAGCTCGCGGTCGGAGAACAGATTGTAGAGGAACGGTTCAACCGCCTCCAGTGAGTCGGGACCACCCATGTTGAGCAGCACCAGGCCGGTCGGTTTATGCGGGGATGTCATATCAGCAGAGCACCTCTTCTATGTCACCAATCGTCAGTATTTTGCGGAACAAAAAACTAATGAATTGGTTGTAACTATTCACCTACCCGTTCAAGGGTCGTCATCCCCGAGTGATCCTGTCGGGGATCCAGACTTTCAACCCTGAAAAATCTGGATTCCGGCTAAAATCATGCCGGAATGACACTGTAGGAGCGGCTTCAGGCGTGATGGTTCGCGGCTAAAGCCGCTCCTACATAAGAGCTGAACAGTTACAATTGGTTTTACTTTAGTCTTGATCAGCGTTCATCATGACAATCAGCGTCCCAACAGCTTTTGACCTCTGGACGCTGATTAACGCTGAAAAGGCGGATTTAAGATCTAACCCAAGAACACCTTTTTCTTTCAGGTTCTCCCCCTTTACACCTGTAAATAAAGAGCTACCGCAAATCGGCCAGCACCGCGCTGCGGTCGCCGGAAATCTGCGGGGCCTGCGCTGCCCCCTTGAGGCGCCGGGCCATGCGTGGCACTTCGGCATCAAGGTAGGTCGCCAGCTCCGCCACCGTCACCTTGCGGTTGTTGTCGGCATCGGCTTCGCCGCCGAGGCCCTTGAGGAAGTAATAGGTAAAGAGACTGTGGCGTTTCTCGTCATACCAGTTGGACATCTGATCATCGCGTGAACTGGCGAAAACCGTCAAGCGGGCCGGAGCCACCACCGCTTTGGCCCGCAGGCTGATCGAGCTGACCCCCTTGAAGAGGAGCCCGCCCGCCGAGTTGCCGGAAAAGCAGGAATCAAGCACCACGGTGATCGATTTGGCCGGGAGTTTGGCCAGATTATCATAAAAGGTCTGCAAACGATACCCGCCGGTGCCCAGGTACTGCGGGTCGGCATCGACCGGCACAAAGTAGGCGTCGCCACTCTCGGGGTCAGGCGCGCCGTGGCCGACATAATAGACAAAAACGTCCGATTTTCCCGGCACCACATAGTTGTTCAACTTGCCGCGATGATCCCCCTCGCGCCCGAACAACTGGGCGAAACCGGCATAGGTGGCATTCTCGACATAGAGGATATTCTTCGCGTCAAAACCAAGGGTCTTGACCAGATACTCGCGCATCACCGCCGCGTCACGCAGGGCATAATCAACATTCGGCGTACCCGCCACGCCGTAGCTGCGATTGCCGATCACCACCGCCACATCGTCGCGTCCGGCTTGCTTGCCGGTCGGAATATTCTCGTCCACATCAACACGCAAGTTCACGGCTTCGCCACCCCCTGCCACGCTGCCGATCCCGGCGAGCAGGGCGTCACTGGCTCCGGCGACAGCAACGCGCGATTTACGCTGGCCAGCCGCAGGCACATTGATCGTTGTCGCATCGGCCACCAACGCTTCGAGCAGCTTGTCATAAGCGATTTTCAGGGACGCCATCTGCGGATAATCTTCTGCCAGTTTCTTTGCTTGCTGCACTGCCGAGCCGGTCTGACCGCTCTGATAATCACGGTACAATCCTGCCGCCACCTGCTCACCAACCTCATCGGCGGCGTCACCAATCGAGCGGTCACGAGGGAAGTTCTTTTGCGCCGCGCCGATCGCCAGCAGTGCTGCTTCGCCACGCCCGAGGCGCGCCAGCACCAGGGCATAGGTGCGGGCCCCGTCCGGCAAGAAAGCCACCTGTTGCAACGCGCTCAGTGCCGGTTTTTCTTCCCCGTGCTGGATGCGCTGCAACTGGGCGGCCAGATAGCGATCAAGGAGTGCGGCGCGGGTTTTGACCAGCTGATTGTCGTTCGCCGCAGCCAGTCCTTGCAACGCCTCAACCTCCCGGCCAGCGGCATAACGCGCCTGCGCCAGGGTTTCCTGAATCGCGGGGTCAGCGGAATCCAGCTTGACCGCTTTTTCCGCCAGCTTGCGCGCCCCGTCAGCGGGCAATCCCTGCTCCAGTTGCACCACCGCCAGATTATTCAGCCAGCTCGCCTTGCTGCCATTTTTAGCCACCGCCGCTTCCAATAACGGCAGCGCATCGGCCCCGCGTCCGTAGTGATAGTAGGCCACACCAAGGTTGTAACTGTAAGCCGGATCAGAGGAACAGAGTTCCCGCGCCTTGATCAGCAGCTTCAACCCTTCAGCCTTGTTGGAGGCAAACGTCTTCACCCCTTTTTCGGCCAGCGTCGCGGCGATGTCGCAGGTGTCGGCGGCCAGCGCCGGGGTGGCGAAGATGGTCAGGAACATTAGGATGACTAACTTATTCATAAATTCGCTCTCCCTCTGAATAATCGGGGTCTGAAATCAATCCCGAAGCAACGATCCTGTCCGCGTCCGATCAGACTTGTCTGCAAGTGTTTGTTGGACTTCAATGATGGCGTCAAGCCTGGTCATCACTGCCTCGTAAAACACACCGAGTTGGACGCCGATCCGTTCAACGACCTGATTGCCGATTTCTTCCGCGAATTGCTGCATCTCTGTGTCCATCTTTCAACCCTCCCGCGCTGATATTCCGCAATTGTCGTTGGTTTTTTGGATACCCTACCCACCCTGCACAACAGTGAATTGTAGGGGCGCCCCTTGCGGGTGCCCTGATTTTAAGGGCCTGTGGTGGTCACCAACCAAAACCTGGATACCCGCAAGGGGTATCCCTACGGCTTCCCTCTGCCACCAAAATCTTCGCGGCTGAAAGCCGCTCCCACACAGGCATTGCTGCATATCACCCTCCCCCGGCCCCTCCCATCAAGAACGTAGGTTGGGTTGAGCGCAGCGAAACCCAACATCATTCGCTTCGTCCCCACCCATCCGGATATACCCCGCTTCGCAAATAACGCCTCATACTCGAATACGGCCACAACGCGGCATCCTCCACCAGCCCGTGCTTCACCGGGTTGAAGTGGATGTAATCCAGGTGGTGGCGAAAATCCTCGTCGTCGCGAATCTGGTGTTCCCAGAAGCGCCGTTGCCAGATCCCCTGTTCCTTCTTGTTCAGGCGGGACGCGCTGACCGGCACGCGCAATTCCGGTCGGCAATGGCGGGTGAATTCGGTTTTGATGAGCCGCCAGCGTGTCGAGAAACCAGCATCGCCCTCCGGAAGGGTCCAGAGACAGTGCAAATGATCCGGCAACAACACAACAGCGTCAACAACAAACGGATACCGGGCTATCACCGTGCGAAAAGCCGTCCGCAGCACATCCACATTTTCCGGCACAGCAAACAACCGTTGCCGTTGGTGCGTTACCACCGTAAAAAAGTAACATCCCCCGCATACCCGTGACCGACGATAACGCATATCCACCTCCCTTACCACCACCCATCCGTCGAGTCAACGTAGGTTGGGTTGAGCAAAGCGAAACCCAACACATGTTGAGCAAAGCGAAACCCAACACATGTAGAGCAAAGCGAAACCCAACACATGCTCTCATAAAATACCCGTCGGTGGTGCGCCAGCAATGTTGGGTTTCTACGTGATTACCACCACCCATCCGTCGAGTCAACGTAGGTTGGGTTGAGCAAAGCGAAACCCAACACGTGTTGAGCAAAGCGAAACCCAACACATGCTCTCATAAAATACCCGTCGGTGGTGCGCCAGCAATGTTGGGTTTCATTTCATTCAACCCAACCTACGCGCTGAAAGCCGCTCCCACAAAACAAAAAATTTGGGTTCCGGTGTCATTTCCGGCGCTGGTCCGGGCGGCTCCGCTCGCCCTCCCCTGCGCCTCCAATCACACCTCCACCTAACCCCGGTCTTGAGTGACAAGGCGGAAACCCAGGTAGTTGCTGCGGTTGCCCGGACTGCTCCTGATCCGGTACGCCGAGCGCACGCCCCTCGGTCCGTTGTTCCAGCCGCCGCCGCGTTCGACGCGGAACGACCCGCCTGACGGGCCCTGCGGATTCTGCCTGGGGCTCTTGGTATAGTAGCCACTGTCGTACCAGTCCTGGCACCACTCCCAAACATTGCCACTCATATCATACAGCCCAAGGCCATTGGGCTGTTTCTGCCCAACCGGATGGGTTTGGTTGCCACTGTTGCCATTATACCAAGCGACCGCATCAACATCGTTACTACCTGAATACTTCTCGCTCTTGCCGCCGCTGCGGGCGGCATATTCCCATTCGGCCTCGGTCGGCAGACGGAAGGTCTTGCCGCTCCGCTGGTTCAACTGCCGAAGGTAACCCTGCACGTCGTTCCAGCTGACCTTCTCAACCGGGTAGTTGTTGCCCTTTTTGACGTGAGCAGGGTTACTGCCCGTGACCTTCTGCCACTGCCCCTGAGTCACCTCATATTTGCCCATATAAAAATCATCGACACACACCTCATGCACCGGCTTTTCATCGCTGTCACCCTTATTGGAACCCATCTGAAAACACCCCCCCTTGACCAGAACAAACTCCATGCCGGTGGTCGGGTCGGTGAAACTTTTGCCGCCGGTGGCACCGGCAGCAACCGGCTTGCGGCCGTAATCCCAGACCGGCTCAAAGCCGGAGATGAACCCGGCCAGGGCGGGTTGGGTGGAAAAGAGTACACAGGTGAGCAGCACAATGAGGTTTCTTGACATAAACAATCCTCCAAAACAGTCAGCGCCAGCAATGTTGGGTTTCATTTCATTCAACCCAACCTACGTGCTTACCACCACCCATCCGTCGAGTCAACGTAGGTTGGGTTGAGCAAAGCGAAACCCAACACATGTTGAGCAAAGCGAAACCCAACACATATAGAGCAAAGCGAAACCCAACACATATAGAGCAAAGCGAAACCCAACACATATAGAGCAAAGCGAAACCCAACACATATAGAGCAAAGCGAAACCCAACACATGCTCTCATAAAACCCCCGTCGGTGGTGCGCCAGCAATGTTGGGTTTCATTTCATTCAACCCAACCTACGTGCTACAAAATTATTCCGGCAGATGCGCCATGATTGTTCTACAGATCAAATCCGCAGCCTCATACGCTTCGTCGAACTCGGCTTGATCCGGTTCGACAAAGTCCCCCGGATAACGGTATTCCGTCGCATAGGGAGTCAATAACTCGGCGGCATCGCTCAACTGCGCTAATTGCGGTGCGATAGTTACGGCATACTCCAGCAACTGCCCGACATCATGGGTTCGCTCAAGCCGCTGCTGATGATGAGCGAGAAACCCCTTCAACACCTTCTCCGCCGCCTGCTGACAATGAAAAATCGCCGTATCCCGCAACGGCGGCGAGACTGCGACCAAAGCACGGGCAGATTGCAGATCCCGTTTGGCCTTCAGCAGCCAATGGGTAACCATCTCTCTCTTAGTGTCGCTCATACAGCACCCGCCCCTTCTCGAAGATCAGATATTCGAGGGATGCAGACACCGCCCGGTATTTGTCCGCTTCGGCACGGGTCCGCACCAGAACATCCTTGGGGATGTTCAAGCCCCGCAAGCAACGATGCGCCGCACGGGCACGCAGTGCCGGGGGGAGTTGACTCTCCTCCACGACGACGAACAGATCAACATCGCTGGTCTCGGTCGGTACCCCCCAGACCCGGGAGCCAAAAAGAATGATTTGCTCGGGGTCGAGCGCTGACACCAATCGCCGGGTCATTTCCTGCAACAAGTTGTCATCAACCTTTTGCGTCT
Coding sequences within it:
- a CDS encoding nucleotidyltransferase domain-containing protein, giving the protein MGESQRLKTQKVDDNLLQEMTRRLVSALDPEQIILFGSRVWGVPTETSDVDLFVVVEESQLPPALRARAAHRCLRGLNIPKDVLVRTRAEADKYRAVSASLEYLIFEKGRVLYERH
- a CDS encoding formylglycine-generating enzyme family protein yields the protein MSRNLIVLLTCVLFSTQPALAGFISGFEPVWDYGRKPVAAGATGGKSFTDPTTGMEFVLVKGGCFQMGSNKGDSDEKPVHEVCVDDFYMGKYEVTQGQWQKVTGSNPAHVKKGNNYPVEKVSWNDVQGYLRQLNQRSGKTFRLPTEAEWEYAARSGGKSEKYSGSNDVDAVAWYNGNSGNQTHPVGQKQPNGLGLYDMSGNVWEWCQDWYDSGYYTKSPRQNPQGPSGGSFRVERGGGWNNGPRGVRSAYRIRSSPGNRSNYLGFRLVTQDRG
- a CDS encoding caspase family protein; the encoded protein is MNKLVILMFLTIFATPALAADTCDIAATLAEKGVKTFASNKAEGLKLLIKARELCSSDPAYSYNLGVAYYHYGRGADALPLLEAAVAKNGSKASWLNNLAVVQLEQGLPADGARKLAEKAVKLDSADPAIQETLAQARYAAGREVEALQGLAAANDNQLVKTRAALLDRYLAAQLQRIQHGEEKPALSALQQVAFLPDGARTYALVLARLGRGEAALLAIGAAQKNFPRDRSIGDAADEVGEQVAAGLYRDYQSGQTGSAVQQAKKLAEDYPQMASLKIAYDKLLEALVADATTINVPAAGQRKSRVAVAGASDALLAGIGSVAGGGEAVNLRVDVDENIPTGKQAGRDDVAVVIGNRSYGVAGTPNVDYALRDAAVMREYLVKTLGFDAKNILYVENATYAGFAQLFGREGDHRGKLNNYVVPGKSDVFVYYVGHGAPDPESGDAYFVPVDADPQYLGTGGYRLQTFYDNLAKLPAKSITVVLDSCFSGNSAGGLLFKGVSSISLRAKAVVAPARLTVFASSRDDQMSNWYDEKRHSLFTYYFLKGLGGEADADNNRKVTVAELATYLDAEVPRMARRLKGAAQAPQISGDRSAVLADLR
- a CDS encoding HEPN domain-containing protein; amino-acid sequence: MSDTKREMVTHWLLKAKRDLQSARALVAVSPPLRDTAIFHCQQAAEKVLKGFLAHHQQRLERTHDVGQLLEYAVTIAPQLAQLSDAAELLTPYATEYRYPGDFVEPDQAEFDEAYEAADLICRTIMAHLPE
- the hemH gene encoding ferrochelatase, which translates into the protein MTSPHKPTGLVLLNMGGPDSLEAVEPFLYNLFSDRELIQLPAGALLQKPFAKLISHFRAKKVRWNYQAIGGKSPLLEWTTRQAVGTAELLGEDWKPYVVMRYWQPRAAEVLRQMAADGVEEAVVVSMYPHYTGATTGSSVNDFRAAARRIHPQLSFSVIEEWHDWPAYLDALAEQIRLGLEQFHELRRDEVPILFSAHALPQKFIDRGDPYLEHVLATARGTMDRVGGHPWQIGFQSRSGPVKWMEPGTLDVIDRLAAEGHKALLIVPISFVSDHIETLQEIDMEFVEHAYKAGIVQLKRAPSLNTAPVFLNALATLVQHHLGLR
- a CDS encoding transposase; amino-acid sequence: MRYRRSRVCGGCYFFTVVTHQRQRLFAVPENVDVLRTAFRTVIARYPFVVDAVVLLPDHLHCLWTLPEGDAGFSTRWRLIKTEFTRHCRPELRVPVSASRLNKKEQGIWQRRFWEHQIRDDEDFRHHLDYIHFNPVKHGLVEDAALWPYSSMRRYLRSGVYPDGWGRSE